From Thalassotalea euphylliae, the proteins below share one genomic window:
- the sdhA gene encoding succinate dehydrogenase flavoprotein subunit, which translates to MSISVREFDAIVIGAGGAGMRAALAISESGQSCALISKVFPTRSHTVSAQGGITVALGNAHEDNWEFHMYDTVKGSDYIGDQDAIEYMCKTGPEAIIEMENMGLPFSRFNNGKVYQRPFGGQSKNFGGEQAARTAAAADRTGHALLHCLYQQNVKNKTNVFSEWYALDIVKNSEGTVVGATAIDIESGEVCYFKARATVLATGGAGRIFASTTNAHINTGDGVGMSLRAGVQMQDMEMWQFHPTGIAGAGTLVTEGCRGEGGYLLNKDGERFMERYAPNAKDLAGRDVVARSMMTEIREGRGCDHPQYGPHIKLKLDHLGRETLMQRLPGVCELSETFAHVHPADEPIPVIPTCHYQMGGVPCNVNGQAINFNPETGEDTIIEGLFAVGEIANVSVHGANRLGGNSLLDLVVFGRAAGNFLGEYLAQTQTAKEATESDLETSLARYNRWESSTSGEDPVQIRKDLQQCMQMNFSVFREGEAMAEGMKELTEIRERLKNSHLADKSREFNTDRIECLELDNLMETAYCTAKAANYRTESRGAHSREDYLERDDENWLCHTIYTPGTEDMSKRDVNMKPVHREAFPPKVRTY; encoded by the coding sequence GTGAGCATTTCAGTTCGTGAATTTGACGCCATAGTAATTGGCGCTGGCGGCGCTGGTATGCGCGCTGCATTAGCTATTTCAGAATCAGGTCAAAGCTGTGCTTTGATCTCAAAAGTTTTCCCTACTCGTTCGCACACAGTATCTGCGCAAGGTGGTATCACTGTTGCTTTAGGTAACGCGCATGAAGACAACTGGGAATTCCACATGTATGACACCGTTAAAGGCTCTGACTACATCGGTGACCAAGACGCTATCGAATACATGTGTAAAACCGGCCCGGAAGCCATCATCGAAATGGAGAACATGGGTTTACCCTTCTCTCGTTTTAATAACGGTAAAGTATACCAACGTCCATTCGGTGGCCAATCAAAGAATTTTGGTGGTGAACAAGCGGCACGTACCGCAGCAGCAGCTGACCGTACTGGTCATGCACTTCTTCACTGCTTGTACCAACAGAACGTTAAAAACAAAACAAACGTTTTCTCAGAATGGTATGCATTAGACATCGTAAAAAACAGTGAAGGTACCGTTGTTGGTGCAACAGCTATCGATATCGAATCTGGCGAAGTGTGTTACTTCAAAGCGCGTGCAACAGTACTAGCGACTGGTGGTGCGGGTCGTATCTTCGCATCAACTACTAATGCTCACATCAACACGGGCGATGGTGTTGGTATGTCACTTCGTGCTGGCGTGCAAATGCAAGACATGGAAATGTGGCAGTTCCACCCAACAGGTATTGCAGGTGCCGGTACGCTAGTAACTGAAGGTTGTCGTGGTGAAGGTGGTTACCTACTGAACAAAGACGGCGAGCGCTTCATGGAACGTTACGCACCAAATGCTAAAGACTTAGCGGGTCGTGACGTTGTAGCACGTTCAATGATGACGGAAATCCGTGAAGGTCGTGGCTGTGATCACCCTCAATACGGCCCACACATCAAGCTCAAGCTAGACCACTTAGGCCGTGAAACGCTTATGCAACGCTTGCCAGGTGTTTGTGAACTTTCAGAAACCTTTGCTCACGTTCACCCTGCTGACGAGCCAATCCCCGTTATTCCAACGTGTCACTACCAAATGGGTGGTGTACCTTGTAACGTTAATGGTCAAGCAATTAACTTCAACCCAGAAACAGGTGAAGACACTATCATCGAAGGCTTATTCGCTGTTGGTGAAATTGCTAACGTATCCGTTCATGGTGCAAATCGCCTAGGTGGTAATTCACTACTAGATTTAGTGGTATTTGGCCGCGCGGCAGGTAACTTCTTAGGTGAATACCTTGCACAAACGCAAACCGCGAAAGAAGCGACTGAATCAGATCTTGAAACTTCTTTAGCAAGGTATAACCGTTGGGAATCTTCAACCAGTGGTGAAGACCCAGTTCAAATCCGCAAAGATTTACAACAATGTATGCAGATGAACTTCTCTGTATTCCGTGAAGGTGAAGCGATGGCGGAAGGTATGAAGGAGTTAACTGAGATTCGTGAGCGTCTTAAAAATTCTCATCTGGCAGACAAGTCTCGTGAATTCAATACCGATCGTATCGAATGTCTAGAGCTTGATAACCTGATGGAAACAGCATACTGTACGGCGAAAGCTGCGAACTATCGTACCGAATCTCGCGGAGCGCACTCACGTGAAGATTACTTAGAACGTGATGACGAAAACTGGTTATGCCACACAATTTACACGCCTGGCACAGAAGATATGTCTAAGCGTGACGTGAACATGAAGCCAGTTCACCGCGAAGCATTCCCACCGAAAGTTCGTACTTACTAA
- the sdhD gene encoding succinate dehydrogenase, hydrophobic membrane anchor protein — protein sequence MVNNVATVGRSGVHDFILLRASALVLAAYVLFIAGFFAVTPEVTYEIWQGLFSNLAMKVFTLVSLFGLLIHAWIGIWQVLSDYIKATFLRGVLQFVFSVTLLTYFVAGFLIVWGV from the coding sequence ATGGTAAACAATGTAGCAACTGTAGGCCGTAGTGGCGTACATGATTTTATCTTATTAAGAGCAAGCGCACTGGTATTAGCTGCTTACGTGCTATTTATCGCTGGCTTTTTCGCTGTCACTCCAGAAGTTACCTATGAAATTTGGCAAGGCTTATTTTCAAACCTTGCGATGAAGGTGTTTACCTTAGTTTCATTATTTGGATTGCTTATCCACGCATGGATTGGTATCTGGCAAGTCTTGTCTGATTACATCAAAGCAACGTTTTTACGTGGTGTATTGCAATTTGTTTTTTCTGTGACCTTGCTGACTTATTTCGTAGCGGGTTTCCTAATCGTATGGGGTGTGTAA
- the sdhC gene encoding succinate dehydrogenase, cytochrome b556 subunit — MKKERPVNLDLTTIKMHPAANASIMHRISGVVMIFAIGILLWALSLSLSSAEEFTQVKALLDGVFFKLIMLGIATAIIYHLLGGIRHLLMDMGHFEEKASGNASAKFIIVLWIVLTAVVGVWLW; from the coding sequence GTGAAAAAAGAACGTCCTGTAAACCTAGACCTGACTACAATAAAGATGCACCCAGCAGCAAATGCTTCAATCATGCACCGTATTTCCGGTGTTGTGATGATCTTTGCTATCGGTATCTTGTTGTGGGCACTATCATTATCCTTGTCTTCCGCTGAAGAATTCACGCAAGTTAAAGCACTGCTTGACGGCGTGTTCTTTAAACTCATCATGCTCGGCATTGCCACAGCAATTATTTATCATTTATTGGGCGGCATCCGCCATTTATTGATGGATATGGGCCACTTTGAAGAAAAAGCGTCTGGTAACGCCAGTGCTAAATTCATCATTGTGCTGTGGATTGTATTGACCGCTGTAGTGGGAGTTTGGTTATGGTAA